The following are encoded in a window of Planctomycetaceae bacterium genomic DNA:
- a CDS encoding FAD-dependent oxidoreductase has product MKDVFHEVDFCVVGGGLAGLCAAVSAARHGVKAALIHDRPVPGGNASSEIRMWPAGARGENNRETGIIEEIILENYYLNPLSNYSIWDSVLYGKTRYQDGIILLCNCSCVGLEMRDNQIASVKAWQLTTETRHTVKAKIFADCSGDSILAPMSGAEFSIGRESSKEFNEDIEPSAADKNTMGLSCLIQARETSSYQKFIPPKWAYKYAKDEDLPNRPHRIDETNYWWIEVGGVNDSIHDTEQIKDDLVKIAFGVWDHIKNHGDHNADNWALDWVGFLPGKRESRRYVGDYILTQNDIRAEGKFDDIVAYGGWPMDDHDPKGFKQPGNPTIFHPAPSPYGIPYRCLYSRNIENLMFAGRNISVTHAALSSTRVMRTCSIIGQAVGTAVSIALRKQTTPRGVYNKHIKELQQILMEDDCYIPWHTRPVPELSRQAELTASQGDPEPLRNGIDRPAGNNDNGWMGKLDSWIQYSFKEPKNIKQVCLIFDSDLNRNNMALRCCYPLDIEPYGVPKTIIKKFKIETQTETGKWETVFSEDNNYQRFVRVSISVCTKAVRFIPQATWGSENAHLFAFDVR; this is encoded by the coding sequence ATGAAAGACGTATTTCACGAAGTTGATTTTTGCGTTGTTGGCGGAGGATTGGCTGGTTTATGCGCAGCTGTTTCTGCCGCCCGGCATGGCGTAAAGGCGGCTTTGATTCATGACAGGCCTGTTCCGGGTGGCAACGCTTCAAGCGAAATCAGAATGTGGCCGGCCGGCGCCCGTGGAGAAAATAATAGAGAGACAGGTATAATTGAAGAAATCATTCTGGAAAATTACTATTTAAATCCGTTATCAAATTACAGTATCTGGGACAGCGTTCTTTACGGCAAAACAAGGTATCAGGACGGCATTATATTGCTTTGCAACTGCTCTTGTGTTGGTCTTGAAATGCGGGACAATCAGATTGCATCCGTAAAGGCGTGGCAGCTTACCACTGAAACACGGCATACAGTTAAAGCCAAAATTTTCGCCGATTGTTCGGGCGACAGTATTTTAGCGCCCATGTCTGGAGCGGAATTTAGTATCGGCAGGGAATCTTCAAAAGAATTTAATGAAGATATTGAGCCTTCCGCTGCGGATAAAAATACGATGGGACTAAGTTGTCTGATTCAGGCGAGGGAAACGTCTTCATATCAAAAATTCATACCGCCGAAATGGGCTTACAAATACGCGAAAGATGAAGATTTGCCCAACCGCCCGCATAGAATCGATGAGACTAATTATTGGTGGATTGAAGTCGGCGGCGTAAACGACAGCATTCACGATACAGAGCAAATAAAAGATGATCTTGTGAAAATCGCGTTTGGCGTTTGGGATCATATAAAAAATCATGGCGACCATAACGCAGATAACTGGGCTTTGGACTGGGTTGGTTTTCTGCCAGGCAAACGTGAAAGCAGGCGTTATGTCGGCGACTATATTCTTACGCAAAATGATATTCGTGCGGAAGGGAAGTTCGATGATATAGTGGCTTATGGCGGCTGGCCGATGGACGACCATGACCCAAAAGGATTCAAACAGCCGGGTAATCCAACGATTTTTCATCCTGCTCCTTCTCCTTATGGGATTCCGTACAGGTGTCTTTATTCGCGCAATATTGAAAATCTTATGTTCGCGGGACGAAATATAAGCGTTACTCATGCTGCTTTAAGTTCAACTCGTGTAATGCGGACATGCTCCATTATCGGTCAGGCAGTTGGAACAGCGGTATCTATCGCTCTGCGAAAACAAACAACACCAAGAGGCGTTTACAATAAGCATATAAAAGAATTGCAGCAAATACTCATGGAAGACGATTGCTATATTCCATGGCATACTCGGCCTGTTCCGGAATTATCACGACAGGCTGAATTGACAGCATCACAAGGCGATCCTGAACCATTAAGAAATGGAATTGATCGGCCTGCGGGTAATAATGATAATGGATGGATGGGAAAGTTAGATTCATGGATTCAATATTCTTTCAAAGAGCCGAAAAATATAAAACAGGTTTGCCTGATATTCGATAGCGACCTTAATCGCAATAACATGGCGTTGAGATGCTGCTATCCGCTCGACATAGAGCCGTATGGCGTGCCTAAAACCATTATCAAGAAATTTAAAATTGAAACTCAAACAGAAACCGGCAAATGGGAAACTGTATTTAGCGAGGATAATAATTATCAAAGATTTGTACGCGTCTCGATTTCTGTTTGCACAAAAGCGGTCAGATTTATACCACAGGCAACATGGGGTTCGGAAAATGCGCATTTATTTGCGTTTGATGTTAGATAA
- a CDS encoding formylglycine-generating enzyme family protein: MKLVLIRAGDFLMGSPETEIDRDSDEEPVHPVRLSNYYMSECLVTQKQFESVLGHNYSIFKNPANPVEMVTKTEADTFCRKLSEMEGRNYSLPSEAQWEYACRAGSYFSYSYGNDVEQLKDFAWFKQNSDNHTHPVGTKKNNSFGLYDMHGNVWEWCLDKWQEAGYDPEDKIDPICTKGYIFVIRGGSYLNEPQALRCAKRFGYNNQRNSTVGFRVILKR; encoded by the coding sequence ATGAAACTGGTTTTAATCAGGGCGGGAGATTTTTTGATGGGTTCTCCTGAAACAGAAATTGACCGCGACTCCGATGAAGAACCGGTTCATCCTGTTAGATTAAGCAATTATTATATGTCAGAATGTTTGGTTACTCAAAAACAGTTTGAAAGTGTTTTGGGTCATAACTACAGTATTTTCAAAAATCCGGCTAATCCTGTGGAAATGGTTACAAAAACTGAAGCCGATACTTTCTGCAGGAAGTTATCAGAAATGGAAGGAAGAAATTATTCGTTACCAAGTGAAGCACAATGGGAATATGCGTGCCGTGCTGGTTCGTATTTCTCATATAGTTATGGTAATGATGTTGAACAGCTTAAAGATTTTGCCTGGTTTAAGCAAAACTCCGATAACCATACTCATCCGGTCGGCACCAAAAAAAACAATTCATTCGGACTGTACGATATGCATGGAAATGTTTGGGAATGGTGCTTGGATAAATGGCAGGAAGCCGGCTATGATCCCGAAGACAAGATAGATCCAATTTGTACAAAAGGGTATATCTTTGTCATACGCGGCGGTTCTTATTTGAATGAACCTCAAGCACTGCGATGCGCAAAACGGTTTGGATATAATAATCAACGAAATTCAACCGTTGGATTTAGAGTTATTTTAAAAAGATAA